In Kogia breviceps isolate mKogBre1 chromosome 19, mKogBre1 haplotype 1, whole genome shotgun sequence, a single genomic region encodes these proteins:
- the MPP2 gene encoding MAGUK p55 subfamily member 2 isoform X8, which yields MPVAATNSESAMQQVLDNLGSLPNATGAAELDLIFLRGIMESPIVRSLAKAHERLEETKLEAVRDNNLELVQEILRDLAQLAEQSSTAAELARILQEPHFQSLLETHDSVASKTYETPPPSPGLDPTFSNQPVPPDAVRMVGIRKTAGEHLGVTFRVEGGELVIARILHGGMVAQQGLLHVGDIIKEVNGQPVGSDPRALQELLRNASGSVILKILPSYQEPHLPRQVFVKCHFDYDPARDSLIPCKEAGLRFNAGDLLQIVNQDDANWWQACHVEGGSAGLIPSQLLEEKRKAFVKRDLELTPTSGTLCGSISGKKKKRMMYLTTKNAEFDRHELLIYEEVARMPPFRRKTLVLIGAQGVGRRSLKNKLIMWAPDRYGTTVPYTSRRPKDSEREGQGYSFVSRAEMEADIRAGRYLEHGEYEGNLYGTRIDSIRGVVAAGRVCVLDVNPQAVKVLRTAEFVPYVVFIEAPDFETLRAMNRTALESGVSTKQLTEADLRRTVEESSRIQRGYGHYFDLSLVNSNLERTFRELQAALEKLRTEPQWVPVSWVY from the exons gcccatgAGCGGCTGGAGGAGACGAAGCTGGAGGCCGTGCGGGACAATAACCTGGAACTGGTGCAGGAGATCCTGCGGGACCTGGCGCAGCTGGCCGAGCAGAGCAGCACGGCGGCTGAGCTGGCCCGCATCCTCCAGGAGCCCCACTTCCAG tccCTCCTGGAGACGCACGACTCTGTGGCCTCAAAGACCTATGAGACAcccccccccagccccggccTGGACCCCACGTTCAGCAACCAGCCCGTGCCTCCTGATGCGGTACGCATGGTGGGCATCCGCAAGACGGCTGGAGAGCATCTG GGCGTGACATTCCGCGTGGAGGGTGGCGAGTTGGTGATCGCACGCATTCTGCACGGGGGCATGGTGGCTCAGCAAGGCTTACTCCATGTGGGCGACATCATCAAGGAGGTGAACGGGCAGCCGGTGGGCAGCGACCCCCGCGCGCTGCAGGAGCTCCTGCGCAACGCCAGCGGCAGCGTTATCCTCAAGATCCTGCCCAGCTACCAGGAGCCCCATCTGCCCCGCCAG GTATTTGTGAAATGCCACTTTGACTATGACCCAGCCAGAGACAGCCTTATCCCCTGCAAGGAAGCCGGCCTGCGCTTCAATGCTGGGGACCTGCTTCAGATTGTAAACCAGGACGACGCCAACTGGTGGCAG GCGTGCCACGTAGAAGGGGGCAGCGCTGGGCTCATCCCCAGTCAGCTACTGGAGGAGAAGCGGAAAGCCTTTGTCAAGCGGGACCTGGAGCTGACACCCACCTCAG GGACCCTTTGCGGCAgcatttcaggaaagaaaaagaagcgaATGATGTATTTGACCACCAAGAATGCAG AGTTTGACCGCCACGAGTTGCTCATTTATGAGGAGGTGGCCCGCATGCCCCCCTTCCGCCGGAAAACCCTGGTGCTGATCGGGGCTCAGGGTGTGGGCCGGCGCAGCCTGAAGAACAAACTCATCATGTGGGCTCCGGATCGCTACGGCACCACAGTGCCCT ACACGTCCCGGAGGCCCAAGGACTCAGAACGGGAAGGCCAGGGTTACAGCTTTGTGTCCCGTGCGGAGATGGAGGCTGACATCCGTGCTGGGCGATACCTGGAGCATGGTGAATACGAGGGCAACCTGTATGGCACACGTATCGACTCCATCCGGGGTGTGGTCGCTGCCGGCCGGGTGTGTGTGCTGGATGTCAACCCCCAG GCAGTGAAGGTCCTGAGAACAGCTGAGTTTGTCCCTTATGTGGTGTTCATTGAGGCCCCTGACTTTGAGACCCTGCGAGCCATGAACCGGACGGCACTGGAGAGCGGAGTGTCCACCAAGCAGCTCACG GAGGCGGACCTGAGACGGACAGTGGAGGAGAGCAGCCGCATCCAGAGGGGCTACGGGCATTACTTCGACCTCAGTCTGGTCAATAGTAACCTGGAGAGGACCTTCCGCGAACTCCAGGCCGCCTTGGAGAAGCTGCGCACGGAGCCCCAGTGGGTGCCCGTCAGCTGGGTGTACTGA
- the MPP2 gene encoding MAGUK p55 subfamily member 2 isoform X9, translated as MPVAATNSESAMQQVLDNLGSLPNATGAAELDLIFLRGIMESPIVRSLAKAHERLEETKLEAVRDNNLELVQEILRDLAQLAEQSSTAAELARILQEPHFQSLLETHDSVASKTYETPPPSPGLDPTFSNQPVPPDAGVTFRVEGGELVIARILHGGMVAQQGLLHVGDIIKEVNGQPVGSDPRALQELLRNASGSVILKILPSYQEPHLPRQVFVKCHFDYDPARDSLIPCKEAGLRFNAGDLLQIVNQDDANWWQACHVEGGSAGLIPSQLLEEKRKAFVKRDLELTPTSGTLCGSISGKKKKRMMYLTTKNAEFDRHELLIYEEVARMPPFRRKTLVLIGAQGVGRRSLKNKLIMWAPDRYGTTVPYTSRRPKDSEREGQGYSFVSRAEMEADIRAGRYLEHGEYEGNLYGTRIDSIRGVVAAGRVCVLDVNPQAVKVLRTAEFVPYVVFIEAPDFETLRAMNRTALESGVSTKQLTEADLRRTVEESSRIQRGYGHYFDLSLVNSNLERTFRELQAALEKLRTEPQWVPVSWVY; from the exons gcccatgAGCGGCTGGAGGAGACGAAGCTGGAGGCCGTGCGGGACAATAACCTGGAACTGGTGCAGGAGATCCTGCGGGACCTGGCGCAGCTGGCCGAGCAGAGCAGCACGGCGGCTGAGCTGGCCCGCATCCTCCAGGAGCCCCACTTCCAG tccCTCCTGGAGACGCACGACTCTGTGGCCTCAAAGACCTATGAGACAcccccccccagccccggccTGGACCCCACGTTCAGCAACCAGCCCGTGCCTCCTGATGCG GGCGTGACATTCCGCGTGGAGGGTGGCGAGTTGGTGATCGCACGCATTCTGCACGGGGGCATGGTGGCTCAGCAAGGCTTACTCCATGTGGGCGACATCATCAAGGAGGTGAACGGGCAGCCGGTGGGCAGCGACCCCCGCGCGCTGCAGGAGCTCCTGCGCAACGCCAGCGGCAGCGTTATCCTCAAGATCCTGCCCAGCTACCAGGAGCCCCATCTGCCCCGCCAG GTATTTGTGAAATGCCACTTTGACTATGACCCAGCCAGAGACAGCCTTATCCCCTGCAAGGAAGCCGGCCTGCGCTTCAATGCTGGGGACCTGCTTCAGATTGTAAACCAGGACGACGCCAACTGGTGGCAG GCGTGCCACGTAGAAGGGGGCAGCGCTGGGCTCATCCCCAGTCAGCTACTGGAGGAGAAGCGGAAAGCCTTTGTCAAGCGGGACCTGGAGCTGACACCCACCTCAG GGACCCTTTGCGGCAgcatttcaggaaagaaaaagaagcgaATGATGTATTTGACCACCAAGAATGCAG AGTTTGACCGCCACGAGTTGCTCATTTATGAGGAGGTGGCCCGCATGCCCCCCTTCCGCCGGAAAACCCTGGTGCTGATCGGGGCTCAGGGTGTGGGCCGGCGCAGCCTGAAGAACAAACTCATCATGTGGGCTCCGGATCGCTACGGCACCACAGTGCCCT ACACGTCCCGGAGGCCCAAGGACTCAGAACGGGAAGGCCAGGGTTACAGCTTTGTGTCCCGTGCGGAGATGGAGGCTGACATCCGTGCTGGGCGATACCTGGAGCATGGTGAATACGAGGGCAACCTGTATGGCACACGTATCGACTCCATCCGGGGTGTGGTCGCTGCCGGCCGGGTGTGTGTGCTGGATGTCAACCCCCAG GCAGTGAAGGTCCTGAGAACAGCTGAGTTTGTCCCTTATGTGGTGTTCATTGAGGCCCCTGACTTTGAGACCCTGCGAGCCATGAACCGGACGGCACTGGAGAGCGGAGTGTCCACCAAGCAGCTCACG GAGGCGGACCTGAGACGGACAGTGGAGGAGAGCAGCCGCATCCAGAGGGGCTACGGGCATTACTTCGACCTCAGTCTGGTCAATAGTAACCTGGAGAGGACCTTCCGCGAACTCCAGGCCGCCTTGGAGAAGCTGCGCACGGAGCCCCAGTGGGTGCCCGTCAGCTGGGTGTACTGA
- the MPP2 gene encoding MAGUK p55 subfamily member 2 isoform X5 produces the protein MPVAATNSESAMQQVLDNLGSLPNATGAAELDLIFLRGIMESPIVRSLAKAHERLEETKLEAVRDNNLELVQEILRDLAQLAEQSSTAAELARILQEPHFQSLLETHDSVASKTYETPPPSPGLDPTFSNQPVPPDAGVTFRVEGGELVIARILHGGMVAQQGLLHVGDIIKEVNGQPVGSDPRALQELLRNASGSVILKILPSYQEPHLPRQVFVKCHFDYDPARDSLIPCKEAGLRFNAGDLLQIVNQDDANWWQACHVEGGSAGLIPSQLLEEKRKAFVKRDLELTPTSGTLCGSISGKKKKRMMYLTTKNAEFDRHELLIYEEVARMPPFRRKTLVLIGAQGVGRRSLKNKLIMWAPDRYGTTVPYTSRRPKDSEREGQGYSFVSRAEMEADIRAGRYLEHGEYEGNLYGTRIDSIRGVVAAGRVCVLDVNPQAVKVLRTAEFVPYVVFIEAPDFETLRAMNRTALESGVSTKQLTLSGPGQLLRPRRKVRAGLPTAAACSGHKQGLLEPLGHSWVSPRAPASAYEADLRRTVEESSRIQRGYGHYFDLSLVNSNLERTFRELQAALEKLRTEPQWVPVSWVY, from the exons gcccatgAGCGGCTGGAGGAGACGAAGCTGGAGGCCGTGCGGGACAATAACCTGGAACTGGTGCAGGAGATCCTGCGGGACCTGGCGCAGCTGGCCGAGCAGAGCAGCACGGCGGCTGAGCTGGCCCGCATCCTCCAGGAGCCCCACTTCCAG tccCTCCTGGAGACGCACGACTCTGTGGCCTCAAAGACCTATGAGACAcccccccccagccccggccTGGACCCCACGTTCAGCAACCAGCCCGTGCCTCCTGATGCG GGCGTGACATTCCGCGTGGAGGGTGGCGAGTTGGTGATCGCACGCATTCTGCACGGGGGCATGGTGGCTCAGCAAGGCTTACTCCATGTGGGCGACATCATCAAGGAGGTGAACGGGCAGCCGGTGGGCAGCGACCCCCGCGCGCTGCAGGAGCTCCTGCGCAACGCCAGCGGCAGCGTTATCCTCAAGATCCTGCCCAGCTACCAGGAGCCCCATCTGCCCCGCCAG GTATTTGTGAAATGCCACTTTGACTATGACCCAGCCAGAGACAGCCTTATCCCCTGCAAGGAAGCCGGCCTGCGCTTCAATGCTGGGGACCTGCTTCAGATTGTAAACCAGGACGACGCCAACTGGTGGCAG GCGTGCCACGTAGAAGGGGGCAGCGCTGGGCTCATCCCCAGTCAGCTACTGGAGGAGAAGCGGAAAGCCTTTGTCAAGCGGGACCTGGAGCTGACACCCACCTCAG GGACCCTTTGCGGCAgcatttcaggaaagaaaaagaagcgaATGATGTATTTGACCACCAAGAATGCAG AGTTTGACCGCCACGAGTTGCTCATTTATGAGGAGGTGGCCCGCATGCCCCCCTTCCGCCGGAAAACCCTGGTGCTGATCGGGGCTCAGGGTGTGGGCCGGCGCAGCCTGAAGAACAAACTCATCATGTGGGCTCCGGATCGCTACGGCACCACAGTGCCCT ACACGTCCCGGAGGCCCAAGGACTCAGAACGGGAAGGCCAGGGTTACAGCTTTGTGTCCCGTGCGGAGATGGAGGCTGACATCCGTGCTGGGCGATACCTGGAGCATGGTGAATACGAGGGCAACCTGTATGGCACACGTATCGACTCCATCCGGGGTGTGGTCGCTGCCGGCCGGGTGTGTGTGCTGGATGTCAACCCCCAG GCAGTGAAGGTCCTGAGAACAGCTGAGTTTGTCCCTTATGTGGTGTTCATTGAGGCCCCTGACTTTGAGACCCTGCGAGCCATGAACCGGACGGCACTGGAGAGCGGAGTGTCCACCAAGCAGCTCACG CTCTCAGGTCCCGGTCAACTGCTCAGACCCAGGAGAAAGGTCCGGGCTGGGCTCCCCACTGCTGCAGCCTGCTCTGGCCACAAACAGGGCCTACTGGAGCCCCTGGGACACAGCTGGGTCAGTCCTAGAGCTCCTGCCTCGGCTTAT GAGGCGGACCTGAGACGGACAGTGGAGGAGAGCAGCCGCATCCAGAGGGGCTACGGGCATTACTTCGACCTCAGTCTGGTCAATAGTAACCTGGAGAGGACCTTCCGCGAACTCCAGGCCGCCTTGGAGAAGCTGCGCACGGAGCCCCAGTGGGTGCCCGTCAGCTGGGTGTACTGA
- the MPP2 gene encoding MAGUK p55 subfamily member 2 isoform X4 translates to MQQVLDNLGSLPNATGAAELDLIFLRGIMESPIVRSLAKAHERLEETKLEAVRDNNLELVQEILRDLAQLAEQSSTAAELARILQEPHFQSLLETHDSVASKTYETPPPSPGLDPTFSNQPVPPDAVRMVGIRKTAGEHLGVTFRVEGGELVIARILHGGMVAQQGLLHVGDIIKEVNGQPVGSDPRALQELLRNASGSVILKILPSYQEPHLPRQVFVKCHFDYDPARDSLIPCKEAGLRFNAGDLLQIVNQDDANWWQACHVEGGSAGLIPSQLLEEKRKAFVKRDLELTPTSGTLCGSISGKKKKRMMYLTTKNAEFDRHELLIYEEVARMPPFRRKTLVLIGAQGVGRRSLKNKLIMWAPDRYGTTVPYTSRRPKDSEREGQGYSFVSRAEMEADIRAGRYLEHGEYEGNLYGTRIDSIRGVVAAGRVCVLDVNPQAVKVLRTAEFVPYVVFIEAPDFETLRAMNRTALESGVSTKQLTLSGPGQLLRPRRKVRAGLPTAAACSGHKQGLLEPLGHSWVSPRAPASAYEADLRRTVEESSRIQRGYGHYFDLSLVNSNLERTFRELQAALEKLRTEPQWVPVSWVY, encoded by the exons gcccatgAGCGGCTGGAGGAGACGAAGCTGGAGGCCGTGCGGGACAATAACCTGGAACTGGTGCAGGAGATCCTGCGGGACCTGGCGCAGCTGGCCGAGCAGAGCAGCACGGCGGCTGAGCTGGCCCGCATCCTCCAGGAGCCCCACTTCCAG tccCTCCTGGAGACGCACGACTCTGTGGCCTCAAAGACCTATGAGACAcccccccccagccccggccTGGACCCCACGTTCAGCAACCAGCCCGTGCCTCCTGATGCGGTACGCATGGTGGGCATCCGCAAGACGGCTGGAGAGCATCTG GGCGTGACATTCCGCGTGGAGGGTGGCGAGTTGGTGATCGCACGCATTCTGCACGGGGGCATGGTGGCTCAGCAAGGCTTACTCCATGTGGGCGACATCATCAAGGAGGTGAACGGGCAGCCGGTGGGCAGCGACCCCCGCGCGCTGCAGGAGCTCCTGCGCAACGCCAGCGGCAGCGTTATCCTCAAGATCCTGCCCAGCTACCAGGAGCCCCATCTGCCCCGCCAG GTATTTGTGAAATGCCACTTTGACTATGACCCAGCCAGAGACAGCCTTATCCCCTGCAAGGAAGCCGGCCTGCGCTTCAATGCTGGGGACCTGCTTCAGATTGTAAACCAGGACGACGCCAACTGGTGGCAG GCGTGCCACGTAGAAGGGGGCAGCGCTGGGCTCATCCCCAGTCAGCTACTGGAGGAGAAGCGGAAAGCCTTTGTCAAGCGGGACCTGGAGCTGACACCCACCTCAG GGACCCTTTGCGGCAgcatttcaggaaagaaaaagaagcgaATGATGTATTTGACCACCAAGAATGCAG AGTTTGACCGCCACGAGTTGCTCATTTATGAGGAGGTGGCCCGCATGCCCCCCTTCCGCCGGAAAACCCTGGTGCTGATCGGGGCTCAGGGTGTGGGCCGGCGCAGCCTGAAGAACAAACTCATCATGTGGGCTCCGGATCGCTACGGCACCACAGTGCCCT ACACGTCCCGGAGGCCCAAGGACTCAGAACGGGAAGGCCAGGGTTACAGCTTTGTGTCCCGTGCGGAGATGGAGGCTGACATCCGTGCTGGGCGATACCTGGAGCATGGTGAATACGAGGGCAACCTGTATGGCACACGTATCGACTCCATCCGGGGTGTGGTCGCTGCCGGCCGGGTGTGTGTGCTGGATGTCAACCCCCAG GCAGTGAAGGTCCTGAGAACAGCTGAGTTTGTCCCTTATGTGGTGTTCATTGAGGCCCCTGACTTTGAGACCCTGCGAGCCATGAACCGGACGGCACTGGAGAGCGGAGTGTCCACCAAGCAGCTCACG CTCTCAGGTCCCGGTCAACTGCTCAGACCCAGGAGAAAGGTCCGGGCTGGGCTCCCCACTGCTGCAGCCTGCTCTGGCCACAAACAGGGCCTACTGGAGCCCCTGGGACACAGCTGGGTCAGTCCTAGAGCTCCTGCCTCGGCTTAT GAGGCGGACCTGAGACGGACAGTGGAGGAGAGCAGCCGCATCCAGAGGGGCTACGGGCATTACTTCGACCTCAGTCTGGTCAATAGTAACCTGGAGAGGACCTTCCGCGAACTCCAGGCCGCCTTGGAGAAGCTGCGCACGGAGCCCCAGTGGGTGCCCGTCAGCTGGGTGTACTGA
- the MPP2 gene encoding MAGUK p55 subfamily member 2 isoform X3 yields the protein MPVAATNSESAMQQVLDNLGSLPNATGAAELDLIFLRGIMESPIVRSLAKAHERLEETKLEAVRDNNLELVQEILRDLAQLAEQSSTAAELARILQEPHFQSLLETHDSVASKTYETPPPSPGLDPTFSNQPVPPDAVRMVGIRKTAGEHLGVTFRVEGGELVIARILHGGMVAQQGLLHVGDIIKEVNGQPVGSDPRALQELLRNASGSVILKILPSYQEPHLPRQVFVKCHFDYDPARDSLIPCKEAGLRFNAGDLLQIVNQDDANWWQACHVEGGSAGLIPSQLLEEKRKAFVKRDLELTPTSGTLCGSISGKKKKRMMYLTTKNAEFDRHELLIYEEVARMPPFRRKTLVLIGAQGVGRRSLKNKLIMWAPDRYGTTVPYTSRRPKDSEREGQGYSFVSRAEMEADIRAGRYLEHGEYEGNLYGTRIDSIRGVVAAGRVCVLDVNPQAVKVLRTAEFVPYVVFIEAPDFETLRAMNRTALESGVSTKQLTLSGPGQLLRPRRKVRAGLPTAAACSGHKQGLLEPLGHSWVSPRAPASAYEADLRRTVEESSRIQRGYGHYFDLSLVNSNLERTFRELQAALEKLRTEPQWVPVSWVY from the exons gcccatgAGCGGCTGGAGGAGACGAAGCTGGAGGCCGTGCGGGACAATAACCTGGAACTGGTGCAGGAGATCCTGCGGGACCTGGCGCAGCTGGCCGAGCAGAGCAGCACGGCGGCTGAGCTGGCCCGCATCCTCCAGGAGCCCCACTTCCAG tccCTCCTGGAGACGCACGACTCTGTGGCCTCAAAGACCTATGAGACAcccccccccagccccggccTGGACCCCACGTTCAGCAACCAGCCCGTGCCTCCTGATGCGGTACGCATGGTGGGCATCCGCAAGACGGCTGGAGAGCATCTG GGCGTGACATTCCGCGTGGAGGGTGGCGAGTTGGTGATCGCACGCATTCTGCACGGGGGCATGGTGGCTCAGCAAGGCTTACTCCATGTGGGCGACATCATCAAGGAGGTGAACGGGCAGCCGGTGGGCAGCGACCCCCGCGCGCTGCAGGAGCTCCTGCGCAACGCCAGCGGCAGCGTTATCCTCAAGATCCTGCCCAGCTACCAGGAGCCCCATCTGCCCCGCCAG GTATTTGTGAAATGCCACTTTGACTATGACCCAGCCAGAGACAGCCTTATCCCCTGCAAGGAAGCCGGCCTGCGCTTCAATGCTGGGGACCTGCTTCAGATTGTAAACCAGGACGACGCCAACTGGTGGCAG GCGTGCCACGTAGAAGGGGGCAGCGCTGGGCTCATCCCCAGTCAGCTACTGGAGGAGAAGCGGAAAGCCTTTGTCAAGCGGGACCTGGAGCTGACACCCACCTCAG GGACCCTTTGCGGCAgcatttcaggaaagaaaaagaagcgaATGATGTATTTGACCACCAAGAATGCAG AGTTTGACCGCCACGAGTTGCTCATTTATGAGGAGGTGGCCCGCATGCCCCCCTTCCGCCGGAAAACCCTGGTGCTGATCGGGGCTCAGGGTGTGGGCCGGCGCAGCCTGAAGAACAAACTCATCATGTGGGCTCCGGATCGCTACGGCACCACAGTGCCCT ACACGTCCCGGAGGCCCAAGGACTCAGAACGGGAAGGCCAGGGTTACAGCTTTGTGTCCCGTGCGGAGATGGAGGCTGACATCCGTGCTGGGCGATACCTGGAGCATGGTGAATACGAGGGCAACCTGTATGGCACACGTATCGACTCCATCCGGGGTGTGGTCGCTGCCGGCCGGGTGTGTGTGCTGGATGTCAACCCCCAG GCAGTGAAGGTCCTGAGAACAGCTGAGTTTGTCCCTTATGTGGTGTTCATTGAGGCCCCTGACTTTGAGACCCTGCGAGCCATGAACCGGACGGCACTGGAGAGCGGAGTGTCCACCAAGCAGCTCACG CTCTCAGGTCCCGGTCAACTGCTCAGACCCAGGAGAAAGGTCCGGGCTGGGCTCCCCACTGCTGCAGCCTGCTCTGGCCACAAACAGGGCCTACTGGAGCCCCTGGGACACAGCTGGGTCAGTCCTAGAGCTCCTGCCTCGGCTTAT GAGGCGGACCTGAGACGGACAGTGGAGGAGAGCAGCCGCATCCAGAGGGGCTACGGGCATTACTTCGACCTCAGTCTGGTCAATAGTAACCTGGAGAGGACCTTCCGCGAACTCCAGGCCGCCTTGGAGAAGCTGCGCACGGAGCCCCAGTGGGTGCCCGTCAGCTGGGTGTACTGA